The genomic DNA TGAGTGAGAGATTGGATAGCCAATCACGCAGGCTTTTTTGTGGTTTGTCATATTTTGAAACAGATTTTTTATGTTTATTTTGATGTCTTTTTATTTAATCTGCAAAAATGCAGATAATTTGGTTGTTTAAGTAAGTTTTTTATTTTGCAACTGATTGTCACCCCGCATTAATTATGGGGTTAACCATAAAACAAGTTCAAAACTTAATATTTAGAGGCACTTTCAACCATTAACCCCGTGACAAGCACGGGGTGACAATTGATGGTTAAGAGGAATAAACCATTGTTAGCCCTCACCCCAACCCCTCTCCCGAGGGGAGAGGGGCGTAAAGAGTGAATTGCATCTTCAAATTGCTATCAACCATCAACCATTACTTACTCCCCTCTGATATTCGCTTAAAGAGGTCATCAGTGAAATCGCCGAGGGTGTTAATCATAAAGGGCATTGCTAAAATTAATGCTAAAAAAATTGTAATAATTTTAGGCACAAATGAAAGAGTCATCTCTTGAATTTGTGTCAATGCTTGAATAAGTGATATAATTAAACCAACCACCAACGCCACCAACATAAGTGGAAGTGAAACTTTAAGCATAACGAATATTGCTTGCCTGCAAATTTCTATGAGTTCAGAGGATTCCATTTAGTTGATAGTTTGAGGGATTGAAGGTTGGAAAGTGTGAAGGTCAGAAGGTTAGAAGGAAATTATCCTTCATACCTTCGATCCTTCATACCTTCTAGCCATAAACCATCTTAGTGCAAAATAATTTTTGTCGCAAGTGTAAGGAAGATAAAAAAGGAAGACATATCAGTAATTGCGGTTAAAAGCACAGATGATGCAACAGCTGGGTCAAAGCGAAGTTTTTGCATAATAAACGGAATTGCACAGCCAGAAATTGACGCTAAAAAGAAAGTTAAAATTATCGCTGAAAATATTATTGAGCTTAATAAATAATTTTCGTACATCAAGAAACTTACTAAGAAAACTGAGCTTCCTAAAGCAAGGCTGATTAACATTGAAGTTAAAAATTCTCTTTTTAACATTTTGAAAAAATTGTTTGAGCTTAATTCTTTTGTAGCTAAAGCACGAACGGTGATAGTTAAAGTTTGCGTTCCGCAATTGCCACTCATTGAGGCAACAATTGGCATTAATGTTGCAAGTGCTACGAGTTCCGCAATCGATTTTTCAAAAAAACTAATTATAAAAGAGGTTACAAAAGCCGTAATTAAATTTATAAAAAGCCAAGGGCTTCGGCTGGAAAACCTTTTAATAACTGAGCCGAATAAATCCTTCTGAGAAGTCAAGCCAACCATTCCTAAAATGTCCTCCTCGGCTTCTTGCTTGATGATATAGGTGATGTCATCAACGGTTATAACACCAACCATTTTGCCGTTATGATTAACAACTGGTGCGGAGATTAAACCATATTTTTGGAAGATATTCGCAACTTCTTCTTGGTCTGTATCAACGGGAATAATTTTTATAATTTCTTGCATTAAATCTCTAACTTTAACTTCCCGCTTATTTCTCATAATGCGGCTTAGAGGAATATAGTGAGTTGGGCGACCTTCCTCATCAACCACGAATATAGTATAAAAATCTTGTGGCAGGTTTTCACTTGTTCGCATTAAATCAATTGTATCACCAACTGAAGCAAAATCTGAGATTGTAACGAATTGTTTGTTAGCTAAACGGCCAGCGGATTCTTCAGGATAATTGAGGGATTCTTCAACCTCTTGGCGTTTTTCAAGGGAGAGGCCTTCAAGAATTTCCTCAATTTGTTCCTCTGGTAAATCTTGCACTAATTGAACTGCATCGTCACTTTCAAGCTCCTCAATAGCTTCTGCAACTGATTGCGAGCCGATTATTTTAAGAATATCATCACGCACTGAATCATCAAGGAATGTAAGGATTTCAGGATCAATATCACCAAGAACAGCGATTATTTTTTCCCTATCTTCTGGCTCACAAAGGTTTAGTAATTCAGCAATTTCGGTAGGGTGATTTTCAGAAAGCATTGAGCGAAGCGCCTCAAGATCATCATCTTTGAGGGCAGAAAGCATAGGAAGCAAAATATCTTCTTCGCTATAGTAATCTTTAGTTTGCTCTATCATCAGGCGTTGAATTAATGCTTTTTAAGAGCTTATAGCTTGACGAATATTTTTGGCAATAAGAAAGGTTTTGAATTTACTCAGGAAATCTTAAATTGTCATTACCTTAGAATTTTGTCGGAATGAAAAAATTCGTGGTGTGACAATAAAAAATAAAATTTTGCTGGATTTAAGTTATAAAATAATTATTAAATCTAGAAATTTTGCCTAAATATTTTTTACTATGCCTCTCATACCTCAAAAAAATGCAATTTTATTACTTGAAGATGGAACAATTTTCCATGGTTATGGAATTGGTGCAAAGGGTGAAACCGCTGGGGAAATCTGTTTTAATACCTCAATTACTGGTTATCAGGAAAGCCTAACTGACCCATCTTTCCACAAGCAAATTATAACTTTCACATTCCCGCATATCGGCAATGTTGGGGCAAATAAAAATGATTATGAGAGCAAAAAGATCTTCGCAAAAGGGCTTATAAGCAGTGCGGAAGTTACTAATCCTGCGAATTATCGTGCGGAGCATCATTTTTCAGAATGGCTAAAATCTGAAGGTGTAACTGGCATTTGTGGTGTTGATACTCGTGCGTTGACCCGTCATATCAGGCTTAATGGTGCACAAAATTGTATTATTGCTTATGCTGAAAAAATTTCTGAAATTAATATAGAGGGCTTAAAAACTAAGCTGAAAGCAGTTCCAAAAATGGAAGGTGCGGAGTTGGCTAACGAGGTTTCTTGCGATAAACCTTACATTTGGAATGAAGGCGGTTGGGAGCAACCAACTGAAAGCTTCCGCAAGCCAAAAAATCTGCCATATAAAATAGTTGCGGTTGATTTTGGTATCAAGCAGAACATACTTAGAAATTTAGTTGATAGTGGCTGTGAAGTTCAAGTTGTGCCAGCTAAAACTTCTGCGAAAGAAATTTTAGATTATAATCCTGATGGGGTTTTTCTTTCAAATGGCCCCGGAGACCCTTCGCAAACCGCCAAATATGCAGGTTCAGTAATTAAAGAGATAGTTGAATCTGATATTCCAGTTTTTGGAATTTGCTTGGGGCATCAGCTCCTAGCAACCTCGCTTGGGTGCAAAACTATTAAAATGCATCAAGGGCATAGAGGGGCGAATCACCCAGTGAAAAATTTGAATACAGGTAAAGTTGAAATCACCAGCCAAAACCACGGATTTGCTGTAACTCGTGAATCTATGCCGAGAAATGTTAAAGAAACTCACATCTCTCTGTTTGATAATACTAACGAAGGTATTGAGCTGGTTGGCAAGGATGTATTCTCGGTTCAGCACCACCCAGAAGCTTCCCCAGGGCCAAGAGATGCAGAATATTTATTCTCAAAATTCACTGAAATTCTAGAGAGAAGGAAGAAGTTGGTTGCTTGATTAGGCTAAAATATTAAAGCGGAGATTTTTGCTAAAATTTCATTAAGGGTTTTTGAATCAGATTTTTTAATAAATTTTACTTTTCTAATTTTCCAATCAAGAGATTTTATTTGATCGGCTAGAAATGCACCTTTGGCTTTTTTATCTATAGAAAATTCAACTTCAAAAGGATAATTTTTAATTTTAGTAGTTGCAGGGCAAACAATGAACATACTTGTAAGCTGATTATATTTTTTAGGTGAAAGAACTATCGCTGGTCTTCTTTTTAGAATTTCCTTGCCAGCTTGAGGCTCAAAATTAAGCCATACTATATCACCTTTTTCTGGAATATATTTCACTCAAAAACCTCTTTTCCTAAAAAATTTTCTTCAATGTGATTATGTATATTTTTTTTTGAAATTTTTGATAATAAATCATCAAGGTTGTAAGAATTATTTTTTGGTGAAATAATTATATTTCCCTTAATAATTTCAATATTCGCAACTGCACCATCTGTTGCTTTAACTTCATCGGCAATGTGTTTTGGGATTCTTAAACCTAGAGAATTTCCCCATTTTGAGAATTGAACTTGCATAGATAATTCATTGTATATACATTATTATACTATATAATTATGTATATATCAAGCAGCTTTAGCAATTTGAGCTTCAAGCGTTGAAAAAGCCCAGTCAAGCCATTCGGTTAATGCTTCAATGTCAGATGTTTCAACCGTTGCACCGCACCAGATGCGAATACCAGCAGGGGCATCACGATAAGCGCCGATATCATAAGCAACTTTTTCATCTTCAAGAATTTTTACCAGTTTTTTAGCGATTTCCGCCTGATCTTCTGCTGTTT from Rickettsiales bacterium includes the following:
- the fliQ gene encoding flagellar biosynthesis protein FliQ, whose protein sequence is MESSELIEICRQAIFVMLKVSLPLMLVALVVGLIISLIQALTQIQEMTLSFVPKIITIFLALILAMPFMINTLGDFTDDLFKRISEGSK
- the mgtE gene encoding magnesium transporter; this translates as MIEQTKDYYSEEDILLPMLSALKDDDLEALRSMLSENHPTEIAELLNLCEPEDREKIIAVLGDIDPEILTFLDDSVRDDILKIIGSQSVAEAIEELESDDAVQLVQDLPEEQIEEILEGLSLEKRQEVEESLNYPEESAGRLANKQFVTISDFASVGDTIDLMRTSENLPQDFYTIFVVDEEGRPTHYIPLSRIMRNKREVKVRDLMQEIIKIIPVDTDQEEVANIFQKYGLISAPVVNHNGKMVGVITVDDITYIIKQEAEEDILGMVGLTSQKDLFGSVIKRFSSRSPWLFINLITAFVTSFIISFFEKSIAELVALATLMPIVASMSGNCGTQTLTITVRALATKELSSNNFFKMLKREFLTSMLISLALGSSVFLVSFLMYENYLLSSIIFSAIILTFFLASISGCAIPFIMQKLRFDPAVASSVLLTAITDMSSFFIFLTLATKIILH
- the carA gene encoding glutamine-hydrolyzing carbamoyl-phosphate synthase small subunit, producing MPLIPQKNAILLLEDGTIFHGYGIGAKGETAGEICFNTSITGYQESLTDPSFHKQIITFTFPHIGNVGANKNDYESKKIFAKGLISSAEVTNPANYRAEHHFSEWLKSEGVTGICGVDTRALTRHIRLNGAQNCIIAYAEKISEINIEGLKTKLKAVPKMEGAELANEVSCDKPYIWNEGGWEQPTESFRKPKNLPYKIVAVDFGIKQNILRNLVDSGCEVQVVPAKTSAKEILDYNPDGVFLSNGPGDPSQTAKYAGSVIKEIVESDIPVFGICLGHQLLATSLGCKTIKMHQGHRGANHPVKNLNTGKVEITSQNHGFAVTRESMPRNVKETHISLFDNTNEGIELVGKDVFSVQHHPEASPGPRDAEYLFSKFTEILERRKKLVA
- the mazF gene encoding endoribonuclease MazF, producing the protein MKYIPEKGDIVWLNFEPQAGKEILKRRPAIVLSPKKYNQLTSMFIVCPATTKIKNYPFEVEFSIDKKAKGAFLADQIKSLDWKIRKVKFIKKSDSKTLNEILAKISALIF
- a CDS encoding AbrB/MazE/SpoVT family DNA-binding domain-containing protein; translated protein: MQVQFSKWGNSLGLRIPKHIADEVKATDGAVANIEIIKGNIIISPKNNSYNLDDLLSKISKKNIHNHIEENFLGKEVFE